Proteins from a genomic interval of Sphingobacterium lactis:
- a CDS encoding alpha-d-galacturonidase: protein MSTVMLFNPAFGEEWQLFYSKDGVVNDARYSYALEKLKAVIGLTNSSEYTNGTKLDGSAIYFGLAANPTSKSLDVSSLDLNKLNKPESFAIYRKAAGGPLFVLAKDESGLLYAVNQIRQGNLLDKKGAILIQDGPEMVLRGTSIGLQKTEYLPGRDVYEYPYTEESFPWFYDKDHWVDYLDMMEENRYNTLYLWNGHPFSSLVKLADYPEALEVDEATFAKNEKVYRFLTEEANKRGIWVIQMFYNIILPKPFAEKHGLKTQERNRVITPLIEDYTRKSIAAFVEKYPNVGLLITLGEAMEGVGEDDINWFTNTIIPGVKDGLRANNSPYEPPIILRAHDTDAPKVMKAALPNYKNLYTMAKYNGEALTTYTPRGKWAELHRSLSNIGTVHVQNVHILANLEPFRYGSPDFIQKSVKAMHEVYLSNGLHIYPQASYWDWPYTADKTSKRMLQVDRDWMWYKAWSRYSWKVGYSKAEEEQFWAKCLAEHYGISLENGQALLYAIEEIGEISPKILRRFGITDGNRQTSSLGMLMTQLINPYRYGLFTLLYESEAPEGEMIIDYAEKEHKGESHVGETPLQVANEIVVHANKAIQAIEDLGKPTKNIEDFERLINDVYIHHALAEHYSYKVKAAITVLGYKYTKNQAVLAKALPDFEASVEAYKKLTALTKDTYLYANSMQTKQRKIPMRGVDGTFKHWDEMLPVYEQELANFKHSLDSLRKSSGKIEVPLKSFESVPVKFSQKVELAELKKGAQLYSDQELVITHLPKELEGLQAIRTNAEQQKVAGTVLVFENSKPVKFLVGYYNNEDKVFAPKPVLEIDASANNYGQAEAKIRNAVRVQYMPMVDIHTYSFPAGKHELKVPKGEALLLGIISDEELGTPYNADIDNQGDDLDDLFGFYKGTKL, encoded by the coding sequence ATGAGTACAGTCATGCTCTTTAATCCTGCTTTTGGAGAAGAGTGGCAACTTTTTTATTCCAAAGATGGCGTAGTAAATGACGCACGTTATTCGTATGCATTAGAAAAATTGAAAGCCGTAATCGGATTAACCAATAGCTCCGAATATACCAATGGAACCAAATTAGATGGATCCGCTATTTATTTTGGATTGGCAGCTAATCCAACTTCCAAATCGCTTGATGTTTCCTCTCTAGATTTAAATAAACTTAACAAACCAGAGTCATTTGCTATTTATAGAAAAGCTGCAGGAGGACCTTTATTTGTTTTGGCAAAAGATGAATCAGGGTTGCTTTATGCGGTGAATCAAATACGCCAAGGAAATTTATTGGATAAGAAAGGCGCTATTCTAATACAGGATGGCCCAGAGATGGTGTTGCGAGGTACGAGCATAGGGCTACAGAAGACTGAATATCTTCCCGGAAGGGATGTCTATGAATATCCATATACAGAGGAATCCTTCCCATGGTTCTATGATAAAGATCATTGGGTGGACTACTTGGATATGATGGAGGAAAATAGGTACAATACGTTATACCTTTGGAATGGCCATCCCTTTTCTTCGTTGGTTAAACTGGCAGACTATCCAGAGGCATTAGAAGTAGATGAGGCAACTTTTGCCAAGAACGAAAAAGTTTACCGATTCTTAACTGAAGAAGCAAATAAACGTGGTATTTGGGTCATCCAAATGTTTTATAATATTATCCTTCCGAAACCCTTTGCCGAAAAGCATGGACTGAAAACCCAAGAAAGGAACCGCGTCATTACGCCTTTAATTGAAGATTATACCCGAAAATCTATTGCCGCCTTTGTTGAAAAATATCCCAATGTTGGATTACTGATTACGCTAGGGGAAGCGATGGAAGGTGTTGGTGAGGATGATATCAATTGGTTTACCAATACCATAATTCCCGGTGTGAAGGACGGCCTAAGAGCGAATAACAGTCCCTATGAACCGCCAATTATCTTGCGGGCACATGATACTGATGCTCCAAAAGTGATGAAAGCCGCATTGCCTAATTACAAGAATCTTTATACCATGGCTAAATATAATGGTGAAGCATTGACAACTTATACACCACGTGGTAAATGGGCGGAACTTCACCGTAGCTTAAGTAATATCGGTACTGTCCATGTCCAGAATGTACATATTCTCGCCAACTTGGAACCGTTCCGATATGGATCACCCGATTTCATACAGAAATCAGTTAAAGCAATGCACGAAGTATATCTTTCTAATGGTTTACATATTTATCCACAGGCATCTTATTGGGATTGGCCGTATACGGCGGACAAAACTTCCAAAAGAATGCTGCAAGTAGATAGAGATTGGATGTGGTACAAAGCCTGGTCGAGATACAGCTGGAAAGTTGGTTATTCAAAGGCTGAGGAAGAGCAATTCTGGGCAAAATGTTTAGCAGAGCATTATGGAATTTCTCTAGAAAATGGCCAGGCTTTACTTTATGCCATAGAGGAAATAGGGGAGATTTCCCCAAAGATATTACGTCGATTTGGCATTACTGACGGGAACAGGCAGACCTCCTCCTTGGGCATGCTGATGACCCAACTAATCAATCCATACCGATATGGCCTTTTTACGTTACTATATGAATCGGAAGCACCAGAAGGTGAAATGATCATTGATTATGCGGAAAAGGAGCACAAAGGCGAAAGTCATGTCGGTGAAACGCCTTTGCAGGTTGCCAACGAAATAGTCGTGCATGCAAACAAAGCAATCCAAGCTATTGAAGATTTAGGGAAACCAACCAAAAATATTGAAGATTTCGAACGTTTGATTAATGATGTCTATATTCATCACGCTCTGGCCGAACATTACAGCTATAAAGTAAAAGCAGCAATTACTGTTTTGGGGTATAAGTATACCAAAAATCAAGCGGTATTAGCCAAGGCCTTGCCAGATTTTGAAGCGAGTGTGGAAGCATATAAAAAATTGACCGCGCTTACAAAAGACACCTACTTGTATGCCAATAGCATGCAGACGAAACAACGAAAAATCCCAATGCGTGGTGTAGATGGAACGTTTAAACACTGGGACGAAATGTTGCCAGTTTACGAACAGGAACTTGCTAATTTTAAACACAGTCTAGATTCACTACGTAAAAGTTCGGGAAAGATTGAAGTACCCCTTAAATCTTTTGAATCGGTACCAGTTAAATTTTCCCAAAAGGTTGAACTTGCAGAATTGAAGAAAGGAGCACAGTTGTATTCCGATCAGGAGCTGGTCATTACTCACCTTCCAAAGGAATTGGAAGGTCTACAGGCCATCCGTACGAATGCTGAGCAGCAGAAGGTAGCCGGTACTGTGCTGGTTTTTGAGAACAGTAAACCCGTTAAGTTTTTGGTGGGCTATTACAATAATGAAGATAAAGTGTTTGCGCCTAAGCCCGTTTTGGAGATCGATGCTTCAGCAAATAACTATGGACAAGCGGAAGCCAAAATTCGCAATGCGGTTCGCGTGCAATATATGCCCATGGTAGATATTCATACCTATAGTTTTCCTGCGGGTAAACATGAATTAAAGGTTCCAAAAGGCGAAGCCCTCCTTTTGGGAATAATTAGTGACGAAGAATTAGGCACTCCCTATAATGCAGATATCGATAATCAAGGTGATGATCTCGATGATCTGTTTGGTTTCTATAAGGGTACAAAATTGTGA
- a CDS encoding MGH1-like glycoside hydrolase domain-containing protein: MFRKVFFMSSCLILPLIGLGQVDLREKLDTYVQEFNQQDNEAVVHMVNNARSAEWMKSNIPLLDVPDSAIEKVYYFRWWSYRKHIKHTPEGIIVTEFIEPVKHAARYNAISCALGHHLYEGRWLRNSNFLKEYVDFWMYHADKGENRPRFHQFSSWLPDALLAYYKVENDKNYLLNRIDDLDKDLDQWEKERQLNNGLFWQHDVKDGMEESVSGGRRVNNMRPTINSYMYGNAAAMIELAKMAGREDLEKKYSLKAETFKKQVVDSLWDKNEHFFKTKLEDGKLHDAREAIGFIPWYFQIPPDNNHFAEAWKQVSDTAGFNAPWGVTTAERREPTFRTRGTGHSCEWDGAIWPFATSQTLRGMANFLANYKNHAGVDHDEFYREVAKYAKSHIFDGKAYIGEYQDEKSGYWLKGDDPRSKFYNHSTYADVIIQDLIGFKPALENEFELKPLIPEGKWDYFALQDLRYKGHDVSIYWDKMGNRYQRGRGLMVYVDGKLVSKSNKLENLKIKLK; encoded by the coding sequence ATGTTTAGGAAAGTATTTTTTATGTCCTCTTGTTTAATCCTACCATTGATCGGTTTGGGACAAGTGGATTTGCGTGAGAAATTGGATACTTATGTGCAGGAGTTCAACCAACAGGACAATGAGGCTGTTGTACATATGGTTAATAATGCACGTTCGGCTGAATGGATGAAATCCAATATTCCATTATTGGATGTACCCGATTCTGCCATTGAAAAGGTGTATTATTTTCGTTGGTGGTCCTACAGAAAGCACATCAAGCACACCCCAGAAGGGATCATTGTAACAGAGTTTATTGAACCGGTAAAACATGCTGCACGATACAATGCAATCAGTTGTGCCCTGGGGCATCATTTGTATGAAGGACGATGGTTAAGAAACAGTAACTTTTTAAAGGAATACGTGGACTTCTGGATGTACCATGCTGATAAAGGTGAGAACAGACCTCGATTCCATCAATTCAGCTCTTGGTTGCCAGACGCTTTGTTGGCATATTATAAAGTCGAAAATGACAAGAATTACCTATTGAACCGCATTGATGATCTCGATAAGGATCTTGACCAATGGGAAAAGGAACGTCAATTGAATAATGGTTTGTTCTGGCAACATGATGTCAAAGATGGTATGGAAGAATCTGTATCGGGCGGTAGAAGGGTTAATAATATGCGCCCTACCATCAACAGTTATATGTACGGAAATGCCGCTGCAATGATAGAGTTGGCGAAAATGGCAGGACGTGAGGATCTTGAGAAAAAGTACAGCCTAAAAGCTGAAACGTTCAAAAAACAGGTGGTGGATTCTTTATGGGATAAGAATGAACATTTCTTCAAAACAAAATTAGAGGATGGAAAATTGCACGATGCTCGGGAAGCAATTGGATTTATCCCATGGTATTTTCAAATTCCGCCAGATAATAATCATTTTGCTGAAGCTTGGAAACAGGTGTCAGATACCGCTGGTTTTAATGCACCATGGGGGGTAACAACAGCAGAACGTCGCGAGCCTACTTTCAGAACGCGAGGAACTGGGCACAGCTGTGAGTGGGACGGTGCTATTTGGCCTTTTGCTACTTCACAGACCCTACGGGGGATGGCCAATTTCTTAGCAAATTATAAGAACCATGCAGGGGTTGATCATGATGAATTTTATAGGGAAGTCGCAAAGTATGCAAAGTCGCATATTTTTGATGGAAAAGCCTACATCGGTGAATATCAAGATGAAAAATCGGGGTATTGGCTAAAAGGGGATGATCCACGAAGTAAATTCTATAACCATTCGACCTACGCGGATGTTATTATTCAGGATCTTATTGGATTTAAACCAGCCTTGGAAAATGAATTTGAATTGAAGCCCTTAATTCCTGAGGGGAAGTGGGATTATTTTGCTTTGCAGGATTTGCGCTATAAAGGACATGATGTTAGCATTTATTGGGATAAAATGGGAAACCGATATCAACGGGGTAGAGGATTAATGGTTTATGTGGATGGGAAATTGGTATCAAAGAGCAATAAATTAGAAAACCTTAAGATTAAACTTAAATAA
- a CDS encoding glycoside hydrolase family 28 protein — translation MHCIKLFVAALLCYGSSAYAQQFINVMDLGAKNDSTGINTEVIRQAIDKAAAKGGGTVYFPAGKYITGPIHMKSNITIHIDAGAELHFSDNFDHYLPMVESRWEGTEVTNFSPLIYGKDLKNIAIVGRGLIDGHGKNWWRYSEVEVKKLTEDSKWQKEFKRLNKDVLAPDLPGWVERGFLRPPFIQFLRSSNIQIKDITIQNSPFWTVNPQYCDNVTIDGVTITNPPSPNTDGINPESCRNVHIANSHISVGDDCITIKSGKDRSGRKINIPAENYTITNCTMLSGHGGVVIGSEMSGGVKNIVISNCIFDGTDRGIRLKTTRGRGGVVENVRVSNIVMRNIRDQAIVLDMRYAKSELEPVSERTPQFKNIFISDMAGTTNRVARIAGLEEMPIENISFANINMEANSGILIEYAKKVSLSNIQIDVKNTATVEARNATNLDIQKIQNFVQNPDKAVILLENTSQVNIQNNFPALAENYLELVGNANKEVALHSNNFSNVKTLVKGNSNSLKIQFNIQE, via the coding sequence ATGCATTGTATAAAGCTTTTTGTGGCCGCTCTGCTTTGTTATGGATCCTCCGCCTATGCGCAGCAATTTATAAATGTAATGGATCTGGGAGCCAAGAATGATAGTACCGGGATAAATACGGAAGTCATTCGTCAAGCCATCGATAAGGCGGCCGCAAAAGGAGGTGGTACCGTATATTTTCCTGCAGGAAAATACATCACCGGACCTATTCATATGAAAAGTAATATTACCATTCATATAGATGCTGGTGCAGAATTACATTTCAGCGATAATTTCGATCATTATTTACCCATGGTGGAGTCTCGTTGGGAGGGCACCGAGGTAACGAATTTTTCTCCTTTAATATATGGGAAAGACCTGAAAAATATTGCCATTGTAGGCAGGGGCCTTATCGACGGGCACGGCAAAAATTGGTGGCGGTACTCCGAAGTAGAGGTAAAGAAACTTACAGAGGATAGTAAATGGCAAAAAGAATTTAAGCGCTTGAATAAAGATGTTTTAGCACCAGACTTACCGGGGTGGGTTGAACGAGGGTTTTTACGCCCACCGTTCATCCAATTCCTTCGTAGCAGCAATATTCAAATTAAGGATATTACCATTCAAAACTCTCCGTTTTGGACGGTGAATCCCCAATATTGTGACAATGTAACAATCGATGGGGTGACAATTACGAATCCGCCATCGCCAAATACGGATGGCATAAATCCAGAATCCTGTCGTAACGTTCATATTGCCAACTCGCACATCTCTGTAGGGGACGATTGTATCACGATAAAATCAGGGAAAGATCGTTCAGGAAGAAAAATCAATATTCCTGCCGAAAACTATACGATTACCAACTGTACCATGTTGAGTGGGCATGGAGGTGTAGTTATTGGAAGTGAAATGTCTGGGGGAGTGAAAAATATAGTAATCTCAAATTGTATTTTCGATGGTACCGATCGTGGTATTCGTCTGAAAACGACACGTGGGCGTGGAGGAGTCGTGGAGAATGTTCGTGTTAGCAATATTGTCATGCGGAATATTCGTGATCAGGCAATTGTTCTGGATATGCGGTATGCAAAGTCTGAATTGGAGCCTGTGTCAGAACGAACACCACAATTCAAGAATATTTTTATCAGCGATATGGCAGGAACAACCAACCGTGTAGCACGAATTGCCGGACTGGAAGAAATGCCAATTGAAAATATCAGTTTTGCCAATATCAATATGGAAGCAAATTCAGGGATTCTAATAGAATATGCCAAAAAGGTAAGTCTCTCAAATATTCAAATTGACGTAAAAAATACAGCTACTGTTGAAGCGAGGAATGCTACCAACTTGGATATCCAAAAGATTCAAAACTTTGTGCAAAACCCTGATAAAGCCGTGATCCTGTTGGAAAACACGAGTCAAGTGAATATTCAGAATAACTTCCCAGCATTAGCGGAAAATTACCTCGAATTGGTAGGAAATGCCAACAAAGAAGTTGCCCTACATTCCAATAATTTCAGTAATGTAAAGACTTTAGTAAAAGGGAACAGTAATTCCCTTAAAATACAGTTCAATATTCAAGAATAA